ACAACTTGCCAGTTGCACCGTCTGCCGCCAAAGATCGATCCCAAGGGGAAGCATAATGAACGCAATCAGGGGGAAAAACGGTACGACGGCGCGTCCCAGGGCGCGCTTCGTGCGCGAAGCGCCGGACGTGCGGCGACAGGCCCTGATCGAGGCGACGGCGCGCTGCCTTGCTGAAAAGGGCGTGGGCGGTACATCGGTGCGCGCTATCTGCGCCCAGGCCGGGGTTTCGTCGGGCCTGCTCACTCACTATTTCGATGGCGTCGATGCGCTGATTCTGGCCACCTATGCCGATGTCGGCGCCAGGGTTTCCGCGGCGCTCGACGCGGCGGTGGAGGCGGCTGGCGACGATCCGTGTGATCGGCTGCGGGCCTGCCTCCAGGCCAATTTCCAGCCACCAGTGCTCGACCCGGACCTGCTCGCCACCTGGATCGCTTTCTGGAGCCTGGTCAAATCCGATCCGAAGATCGCCGCCATCCATGCCGAAGTCTATGGCGCTTCCCGCGCGCAACTGGCAGGTCTGCTCCGCGCCGCAGCACCCGCCCTCACCCCTGCAAAGACGCGAATCGCCGCGATCAGCCTGACCGCGCTGGTCGATGGTCTGTGGCTGGAACTCTGCCTCGACCGCTCGACCTTCTCCCCCGAAGAGGCGCAGGCCATGGTCGAGGAAGCGATGAAACAGGCGCTCAATCTATAAGATCAAACGGTCGATTAATGAGTTTTGCTGTAATCGCTTTTCTCACTTAACCCATCCAAGAAAACCAATTTCCCCCGAATCGTCCGTCCCCGTACAGGGGTCTTCGCAACTGCAACATTCAATGCGAGGAAATGGACAGCCTATGGCTCTCATCAACACCCCCCTGAAGCCCTTCACGGCCACCGCCTACAAGGAAGGCAAGTTCGTCGACGTCACCGATGCCGATGTTAAGGGCAAGTGGGCCGTCTTCTTCTTCTATCCCGCCGACTTCACCTTCGTCTGCCCGACCGAGCTGGAAGACCTGGCCGACATCTATCCGACCCTTCAGAAGCTGGGCGTGGAAGTCTATTCGGTGTCGACCGACACCCATTTCAGCCACAAGGCCTGGCACGACACCTCGCCCGCGATCGGCAAGATCAACTATTATATGGTTGGTGACCAGAACCACGCGCTGGCAACCCAGTTCGACGTTCTGCGCGAAGGCGTTGGCCTGGCGGACCGTGGCACCTTCGTGCTCGATCCCGAAGGCGTGATCCAACTCGTCGAAATCACTCCTGAGGGCGTGGGTCGCAATGCGGCAGAACTGCTCCGCAAGGTGAAGGCGTTGCAATATTGGGCCAGCCACCCCGGTGAAGTGTGCCCGGCTAAGTGGGAAGAGGGCGAAGCCACCCTTGCGCCCTCGCTCGACCTCGTCGGCAAGATTTAAGACCTAGTTAGGCACCTGCCGGACCGGGTCGAGATAACTCCCTGGTCC
This genomic stretch from Sphingobium sp. BYY-5 harbors:
- the betI gene encoding transcriptional regulator BetI encodes the protein MNAIRGKNGTTARPRARFVREAPDVRRQALIEATARCLAEKGVGGTSVRAICAQAGVSSGLLTHYFDGVDALILATYADVGARVSAALDAAVEAAGDDPCDRLRACLQANFQPPVLDPDLLATWIAFWSLVKSDPKIAAIHAEVYGASRAQLAGLLRAAAPALTPAKTRIAAISLTALVDGLWLELCLDRSTFSPEEAQAMVEEAMKQALNL
- the ahpC gene encoding alkyl hydroperoxide reductase subunit C; its protein translation is MALINTPLKPFTATAYKEGKFVDVTDADVKGKWAVFFFYPADFTFVCPTELEDLADIYPTLQKLGVEVYSVSTDTHFSHKAWHDTSPAIGKINYYMVGDQNHALATQFDVLREGVGLADRGTFVLDPEGVIQLVEITPEGVGRNAAELLRKVKALQYWASHPGEVCPAKWEEGEATLAPSLDLVGKI